A part of Oncorhynchus clarkii lewisi isolate Uvic-CL-2024 chromosome 17, UVic_Ocla_1.0, whole genome shotgun sequence genomic DNA contains:
- the LOC139369993 gene encoding metalloproteinase inhibitor 2-like yields the protein MDYKGKTSHIRDSDFLLSDKLNIFFTGFEDNTVPLPRTATKDFGLSFAVVDVSSMWSDGKVSIGLCDLVEPWDNLSMSQKKNLNYRYQMGCDCKIATCYSVPCATTTDNECLWTDWLVVNSLSGEQARQYACFKSSDSSCSWYRSGPPPENDFMDMSDP from the exons atggactacaaagggaaaaccagccacatcagGGACAGCGACTTCTTGCTTTCTGACAAGCTAAACATCTTCTTCACcggctttgaggataacacagtgccactgccGCGGACCGCTACCAAGGACTTTGGGCTCTCCTTCGCTGTGgttgacgtga GTAGTATGTGGAGTGATGGGAAGGTGTCCATTGGACTGTGTGATCTGGTAGAACCCTGGGACAACCTGTCCATGTCGCAGAAGAAGAACCTCAACTACAGATACCAGATGGGGTGTGACTGCAAG ATTGCTACCTGCTACTCAGTACCTTGTGCCACCACTACGGATAATGAGTGTCTTTGGACCGACTGGCTGGTGGTTAACAGTCTGAGTGGGGAGCAGGCCAGACAGTATGCCTGCTTCAAAAGCTCAGACTCTTCCTGCAGCTGGTACCGGAGCGGCCCGCCACCAGAGAATGACTTCATGGACATGTCAGATCCCTGA